From Xiphophorus maculatus strain JP 163 A chromosome 12, X_maculatus-5.0-male, whole genome shotgun sequence, the proteins below share one genomic window:
- the trim36 gene encoding E3 ubiquitin-protein ligase TRIM36 isoform X3, which yields MSDSEDMTEFASIVERIERGEMRRSSGAFSVPIKNIERELICPICKELFTHPLILPCQHSVCHKCVKELLMLNYEDSFDAGSESSVPGSPRSRVPSPSMERLDRLVRSGSISSPGWRRGSVTPRVTAIPCPGCQHDIDLGERGISMLFRNFTLESIVERYRQAARAAIAIMCNVCKPPTHQEATKSCMDCKASYCNECFKLHHPWGTPKAQHEYVGPTTNFRPKVLMCPEHEMEKVNMYCEVCRRPVCHLCKLGGSHANHKVTSMSSAYKILKEKLAKSIHYLISKEDQVRTQITELDRLISQTEENGQLAERQANEHFERLFETLQERKSEMLRSIEQSRNRRIDQLKGQVEEYQGMLENSGLVGYAQEVLKETDQSCFVQTAKQLHVRIQKATESLKTFHPSADPCFDEFVLDTSKEETLLKEMCFGGVPDPPLIDWSHSRVYNEASIYWRLSEDHLPTDHHVLEYRKLGGQSRSPSPGNGEDNGVWRATDRVYGSSALVHDLEPDSQYSFRVRSCRNSMFSPYSPEVSFHTPPAPVFNFLFSDKCGFSTERLILNNRRDAVESVAGMAFLLSAERVQTGSYIGLDYIIGDTGISQGRHYWAFKVEPYSYTIKVGVASDTKLAEWFHNPRDTSSPRYDHDSGHDSGSEDACYELSQPFTLITLGMGKVFIPKASSSSSVSNANASSGDSGNRVLPMPQRLGICLDYDAHRVYFYDADTMRCLFERQVDCSGTMFPAFGLMGSGKVQLEEFITAKKLTF from the exons ATGTCAGACTCCGAGGACATGACGGAGTTCGCCAGCATCGTGGAGCGGATCGAGCGCGGAGAG ATGCGGCGAAGCAGTGGTGCGTTTTCG GTCCCGATCAAGAACATCGAGCGGGAGCTGATCTGCCCCATCTGCAAGGAGCTCTTCACCCACCCGCTCATCCTGCCCTGCCAGCACAGCGTCTGCCACAAGTGCGTCAAAGAGCTGTTGATGCTGAACTATGAGGATTCATTCGATGCTGGCTCTGAGAGCTCGGTGCCGGGCAGCCCGCGGTCCAGGGTGCCTTCCCCCTCCATGGAGAGGCTGGACAGGCTTGTCAGATCAG GTTCGATCTCATCCCCGGGCTGGCGCCGAGGGTCTGTGACTCCCCGGGTCACCGCCATCCCGTGCCCTGGCTGCCAGCATGACATCGACCTGGGAGAGCGCGGCATCAGCATGTTGTTCCGTAACTTCACCCTGGAGAGCATCGTCGAGCGTTACAGGCAGGCTGCCCGCGCGGCCATTGCAATCATGTGTAACGTCTGTAAACCTCCAACCCACCAGGAGGCAACTAAGAGCTGCATGGACTGCAAAGCTAGCTACTGCAACGAGTGCTTCAAATTACACCATCCATGGGGCACCCCCAAAGCCCAGCATGAGTATGTTGGTCCTACCACGAATTTTAGGCCAAAG GTGCTCATGTGTCCAGAGCATGAGATGGAGAAGGTGAACATGTACTGTGAAGTCTGCAGACGCCCAGTGTGTCATTTGTGTAAACTGGGAGGGTCCCACGCCAACCACAAAGTCACTTCGATGAGCAGTGCTTACAAGATCCTCAAG GAGAAACTAGCAAAGAGTATCCATTATCTCATCAGTAAAGAAGACCAGGTCAGGACTCAGATTACTGAGCTTGACCGGCTCATCAGTCAGACTGAG GAAAATGGACAGCTTGCAGAGCGTCAAGCCAACGAACATTTTGAACGTCTGTTTGAGACTcttcaagaaagaaaatcagagatGCTGAGATCCATTGAACAGTCCCGTAACAGACGCATAGATCAACTGAAAGGCCAG GTGGAGGAGTACCAGGGTATGTTGGAGAACAGCGGCCTGGTTGGCTACGCCCAGGAGGTGCTGAAAGAAACGGATCAGTCCTGCTTTGTCCAGACTGCAAAGCAGCTACATGTCAG GATTCAAAAAGCCACTGAATCACTGAAGACCTTCCACCCTTCAGCTGACCCTTGCTTTGATGAGTTTGTGCTGGACACGTCCAAAGAGGAAACTTTGCTGAAAGAGATGTGCTTCGGTGGAG TCCCAGACCCCCCTCTGATTGACTGGTCCCACAGCAGAGTTTACAATGAGGCCTCAATCTATTGGAGGCTCTCTGAGGACCATCTCCCAACAGATCACCATGTTCTAGAGTATCGCAA ACTTGGGGGACAAAGCCGCTCTCCGTCTCCAGGGAATGGAGAGGACAATGGCGTCTGGAGGGCTACGGACAGGGTGTATGGGTCCAGTGCTCTGGTGCACGACCTGGAACCTGACAGTCAGTACTCCTTTAGAGTTCGAAGCTGCAGGAACTCCATGTTCAGCCCGTACAGCCCAGAGGTCTCCTTCCACACTCCACCTGCACCTg TTTTTAACTTCCTGTTCAGTGACAAGTGTGGATTCAGTACTGAGCGCCTAATTTTGAACAATCGACGGGATGCTGTGGAGAGCGTGGCGGGTATGGCTTTCCTCCTTTCAGCAGAACGTGTGCAAACCGGCAGCTACATCGGTCTGGACTACATCATTGGGGACACGGGCATCTCCCAGGGgag ACACTACTGGGCCTTTAAGGTGGAGCCTTACTCCTACACGATTAAAGTCGGTGTGGCTTCTGATACCAAGCTGGCTGAATGGTTCCACAACCCAAGAGACACTAGCAGTCCAAG GTATGACCATGACAGCGGACATGACAGTGGCAGTGAGGATGCATGCTACGAGCTCTCCCAGCCCTTCACACTTATCACCCTGGGCATGGGTAAAGTCTTTATCCCCAAggcctcttcttcctcctccgtTTCCAATGCAAATGCGTCATCCGGCGACTCAGGCAACCGCGTGCTTCCCATGCCACAACGCCTGGGCATATGCTTGGACTATGATGCACATCGGGTGTATTTTTACGACGCCGACACCATGAGGTGCCTTTTCGAGAGGCAGGTCGACTGTTCCGGAACGATGTTTCCAGCCTTTGGTCTCATGGGCAGTGGAAAGGTCCAGCTGGAGGAGTTCATTACTGCTAAAAAACTGACCTTCTGA
- the trim36 gene encoding E3 ubiquitin-protein ligase TRIM36 isoform X2: MSDSEDMTEFASIVERIERGEVPIKNIERELICPICKELFTHPLILPCQHSVCHKCVKELLMLNYEDSFDAGSESSVPGSPRSRVPSPSMERLDRLVRSGPRKRSGNTGLQTEINPALLSSPVPQKRSISSPGWRRGSVTPRVTAIPCPGCQHDIDLGERGISMLFRNFTLESIVERYRQAARAAIAIMCNVCKPPTHQEATKSCMDCKASYCNECFKLHHPWGTPKAQHEYVGPTTNFRPKVLMCPEHEMEKVNMYCEVCRRPVCHLCKLGGSHANHKVTSMSSAYKILKEKLAKSIHYLISKEDQVRTQITELDRLISQTEENGQLAERQANEHFERLFETLQERKSEMLRSIEQSRNRRIDQLKGQVEEYQGMLENSGLVGYAQEVLKETDQSCFVQTAKQLHVRIQKATESLKTFHPSADPCFDEFVLDTSKEETLLKEMCFGGVPDPPLIDWSHSRVYNEASIYWRLSEDHLPTDHHVLEYRKLGGQSRSPSPGNGEDNGVWRATDRVYGSSALVHDLEPDSQYSFRVRSCRNSMFSPYSPEVSFHTPPAPVFNFLFSDKCGFSTERLILNNRRDAVESVAGMAFLLSAERVQTGSYIGLDYIIGDTGISQGRHYWAFKVEPYSYTIKVGVASDTKLAEWFHNPRDTSSPRYDHDSGHDSGSEDACYELSQPFTLITLGMGKVFIPKASSSSSVSNANASSGDSGNRVLPMPQRLGICLDYDAHRVYFYDADTMRCLFERQVDCSGTMFPAFGLMGSGKVQLEEFITAKKLTF, encoded by the exons ATGTCAGACTCCGAGGACATGACGGAGTTCGCCAGCATCGTGGAGCGGATCGAGCGCGGAGAG GTCCCGATCAAGAACATCGAGCGGGAGCTGATCTGCCCCATCTGCAAGGAGCTCTTCACCCACCCGCTCATCCTGCCCTGCCAGCACAGCGTCTGCCACAAGTGCGTCAAAGAGCTGTTGATGCTGAACTATGAGGATTCATTCGATGCTGGCTCTGAGAGCTCGGTGCCGGGCAGCCCGCGGTCCAGGGTGCCTTCCCCCTCCATGGAGAGGCTGGACAGGCTTGTCAGATCAG GTCCCAGGAAACGAAGTGGAAATACTGGCTTGCAAACTGAGATAAATCCAGCACTCCTCTCTTCCCCTGTCCCCCAAAAAC GTTCGATCTCATCCCCGGGCTGGCGCCGAGGGTCTGTGACTCCCCGGGTCACCGCCATCCCGTGCCCTGGCTGCCAGCATGACATCGACCTGGGAGAGCGCGGCATCAGCATGTTGTTCCGTAACTTCACCCTGGAGAGCATCGTCGAGCGTTACAGGCAGGCTGCCCGCGCGGCCATTGCAATCATGTGTAACGTCTGTAAACCTCCAACCCACCAGGAGGCAACTAAGAGCTGCATGGACTGCAAAGCTAGCTACTGCAACGAGTGCTTCAAATTACACCATCCATGGGGCACCCCCAAAGCCCAGCATGAGTATGTTGGTCCTACCACGAATTTTAGGCCAAAG GTGCTCATGTGTCCAGAGCATGAGATGGAGAAGGTGAACATGTACTGTGAAGTCTGCAGACGCCCAGTGTGTCATTTGTGTAAACTGGGAGGGTCCCACGCCAACCACAAAGTCACTTCGATGAGCAGTGCTTACAAGATCCTCAAG GAGAAACTAGCAAAGAGTATCCATTATCTCATCAGTAAAGAAGACCAGGTCAGGACTCAGATTACTGAGCTTGACCGGCTCATCAGTCAGACTGAG GAAAATGGACAGCTTGCAGAGCGTCAAGCCAACGAACATTTTGAACGTCTGTTTGAGACTcttcaagaaagaaaatcagagatGCTGAGATCCATTGAACAGTCCCGTAACAGACGCATAGATCAACTGAAAGGCCAG GTGGAGGAGTACCAGGGTATGTTGGAGAACAGCGGCCTGGTTGGCTACGCCCAGGAGGTGCTGAAAGAAACGGATCAGTCCTGCTTTGTCCAGACTGCAAAGCAGCTACATGTCAG GATTCAAAAAGCCACTGAATCACTGAAGACCTTCCACCCTTCAGCTGACCCTTGCTTTGATGAGTTTGTGCTGGACACGTCCAAAGAGGAAACTTTGCTGAAAGAGATGTGCTTCGGTGGAG TCCCAGACCCCCCTCTGATTGACTGGTCCCACAGCAGAGTTTACAATGAGGCCTCAATCTATTGGAGGCTCTCTGAGGACCATCTCCCAACAGATCACCATGTTCTAGAGTATCGCAA ACTTGGGGGACAAAGCCGCTCTCCGTCTCCAGGGAATGGAGAGGACAATGGCGTCTGGAGGGCTACGGACAGGGTGTATGGGTCCAGTGCTCTGGTGCACGACCTGGAACCTGACAGTCAGTACTCCTTTAGAGTTCGAAGCTGCAGGAACTCCATGTTCAGCCCGTACAGCCCAGAGGTCTCCTTCCACACTCCACCTGCACCTg TTTTTAACTTCCTGTTCAGTGACAAGTGTGGATTCAGTACTGAGCGCCTAATTTTGAACAATCGACGGGATGCTGTGGAGAGCGTGGCGGGTATGGCTTTCCTCCTTTCAGCAGAACGTGTGCAAACCGGCAGCTACATCGGTCTGGACTACATCATTGGGGACACGGGCATCTCCCAGGGgag ACACTACTGGGCCTTTAAGGTGGAGCCTTACTCCTACACGATTAAAGTCGGTGTGGCTTCTGATACCAAGCTGGCTGAATGGTTCCACAACCCAAGAGACACTAGCAGTCCAAG GTATGACCATGACAGCGGACATGACAGTGGCAGTGAGGATGCATGCTACGAGCTCTCCCAGCCCTTCACACTTATCACCCTGGGCATGGGTAAAGTCTTTATCCCCAAggcctcttcttcctcctccgtTTCCAATGCAAATGCGTCATCCGGCGACTCAGGCAACCGCGTGCTTCCCATGCCACAACGCCTGGGCATATGCTTGGACTATGATGCACATCGGGTGTATTTTTACGACGCCGACACCATGAGGTGCCTTTTCGAGAGGCAGGTCGACTGTTCCGGAACGATGTTTCCAGCCTTTGGTCTCATGGGCAGTGGAAAGGTCCAGCTGGAGGAGTTCATTACTGCTAAAAAACTGACCTTCTGA
- the trim36 gene encoding E3 ubiquitin-protein ligase TRIM36 isoform X4 → MSDSEDMTEFASIVERIERGEVPIKNIERELICPICKELFTHPLILPCQHSVCHKCVKELLMLNYEDSFDAGSESSVPGSPRSRVPSPSMERLDRLVRSGSISSPGWRRGSVTPRVTAIPCPGCQHDIDLGERGISMLFRNFTLESIVERYRQAARAAIAIMCNVCKPPTHQEATKSCMDCKASYCNECFKLHHPWGTPKAQHEYVGPTTNFRPKVLMCPEHEMEKVNMYCEVCRRPVCHLCKLGGSHANHKVTSMSSAYKILKEKLAKSIHYLISKEDQVRTQITELDRLISQTEENGQLAERQANEHFERLFETLQERKSEMLRSIEQSRNRRIDQLKGQVEEYQGMLENSGLVGYAQEVLKETDQSCFVQTAKQLHVRIQKATESLKTFHPSADPCFDEFVLDTSKEETLLKEMCFGGVPDPPLIDWSHSRVYNEASIYWRLSEDHLPTDHHVLEYRKLGGQSRSPSPGNGEDNGVWRATDRVYGSSALVHDLEPDSQYSFRVRSCRNSMFSPYSPEVSFHTPPAPVFNFLFSDKCGFSTERLILNNRRDAVESVAGMAFLLSAERVQTGSYIGLDYIIGDTGISQGRHYWAFKVEPYSYTIKVGVASDTKLAEWFHNPRDTSSPRYDHDSGHDSGSEDACYELSQPFTLITLGMGKVFIPKASSSSSVSNANASSGDSGNRVLPMPQRLGICLDYDAHRVYFYDADTMRCLFERQVDCSGTMFPAFGLMGSGKVQLEEFITAKKLTF, encoded by the exons ATGTCAGACTCCGAGGACATGACGGAGTTCGCCAGCATCGTGGAGCGGATCGAGCGCGGAGAG GTCCCGATCAAGAACATCGAGCGGGAGCTGATCTGCCCCATCTGCAAGGAGCTCTTCACCCACCCGCTCATCCTGCCCTGCCAGCACAGCGTCTGCCACAAGTGCGTCAAAGAGCTGTTGATGCTGAACTATGAGGATTCATTCGATGCTGGCTCTGAGAGCTCGGTGCCGGGCAGCCCGCGGTCCAGGGTGCCTTCCCCCTCCATGGAGAGGCTGGACAGGCTTGTCAGATCAG GTTCGATCTCATCCCCGGGCTGGCGCCGAGGGTCTGTGACTCCCCGGGTCACCGCCATCCCGTGCCCTGGCTGCCAGCATGACATCGACCTGGGAGAGCGCGGCATCAGCATGTTGTTCCGTAACTTCACCCTGGAGAGCATCGTCGAGCGTTACAGGCAGGCTGCCCGCGCGGCCATTGCAATCATGTGTAACGTCTGTAAACCTCCAACCCACCAGGAGGCAACTAAGAGCTGCATGGACTGCAAAGCTAGCTACTGCAACGAGTGCTTCAAATTACACCATCCATGGGGCACCCCCAAAGCCCAGCATGAGTATGTTGGTCCTACCACGAATTTTAGGCCAAAG GTGCTCATGTGTCCAGAGCATGAGATGGAGAAGGTGAACATGTACTGTGAAGTCTGCAGACGCCCAGTGTGTCATTTGTGTAAACTGGGAGGGTCCCACGCCAACCACAAAGTCACTTCGATGAGCAGTGCTTACAAGATCCTCAAG GAGAAACTAGCAAAGAGTATCCATTATCTCATCAGTAAAGAAGACCAGGTCAGGACTCAGATTACTGAGCTTGACCGGCTCATCAGTCAGACTGAG GAAAATGGACAGCTTGCAGAGCGTCAAGCCAACGAACATTTTGAACGTCTGTTTGAGACTcttcaagaaagaaaatcagagatGCTGAGATCCATTGAACAGTCCCGTAACAGACGCATAGATCAACTGAAAGGCCAG GTGGAGGAGTACCAGGGTATGTTGGAGAACAGCGGCCTGGTTGGCTACGCCCAGGAGGTGCTGAAAGAAACGGATCAGTCCTGCTTTGTCCAGACTGCAAAGCAGCTACATGTCAG GATTCAAAAAGCCACTGAATCACTGAAGACCTTCCACCCTTCAGCTGACCCTTGCTTTGATGAGTTTGTGCTGGACACGTCCAAAGAGGAAACTTTGCTGAAAGAGATGTGCTTCGGTGGAG TCCCAGACCCCCCTCTGATTGACTGGTCCCACAGCAGAGTTTACAATGAGGCCTCAATCTATTGGAGGCTCTCTGAGGACCATCTCCCAACAGATCACCATGTTCTAGAGTATCGCAA ACTTGGGGGACAAAGCCGCTCTCCGTCTCCAGGGAATGGAGAGGACAATGGCGTCTGGAGGGCTACGGACAGGGTGTATGGGTCCAGTGCTCTGGTGCACGACCTGGAACCTGACAGTCAGTACTCCTTTAGAGTTCGAAGCTGCAGGAACTCCATGTTCAGCCCGTACAGCCCAGAGGTCTCCTTCCACACTCCACCTGCACCTg TTTTTAACTTCCTGTTCAGTGACAAGTGTGGATTCAGTACTGAGCGCCTAATTTTGAACAATCGACGGGATGCTGTGGAGAGCGTGGCGGGTATGGCTTTCCTCCTTTCAGCAGAACGTGTGCAAACCGGCAGCTACATCGGTCTGGACTACATCATTGGGGACACGGGCATCTCCCAGGGgag ACACTACTGGGCCTTTAAGGTGGAGCCTTACTCCTACACGATTAAAGTCGGTGTGGCTTCTGATACCAAGCTGGCTGAATGGTTCCACAACCCAAGAGACACTAGCAGTCCAAG GTATGACCATGACAGCGGACATGACAGTGGCAGTGAGGATGCATGCTACGAGCTCTCCCAGCCCTTCACACTTATCACCCTGGGCATGGGTAAAGTCTTTATCCCCAAggcctcttcttcctcctccgtTTCCAATGCAAATGCGTCATCCGGCGACTCAGGCAACCGCGTGCTTCCCATGCCACAACGCCTGGGCATATGCTTGGACTATGATGCACATCGGGTGTATTTTTACGACGCCGACACCATGAGGTGCCTTTTCGAGAGGCAGGTCGACTGTTCCGGAACGATGTTTCCAGCCTTTGGTCTCATGGGCAGTGGAAAGGTCCAGCTGGAGGAGTTCATTACTGCTAAAAAACTGACCTTCTGA
- the trim36 gene encoding E3 ubiquitin-protein ligase TRIM36 isoform X1 has protein sequence MSDSEDMTEFASIVERIERGEMRRSSGAFSVPIKNIERELICPICKELFTHPLILPCQHSVCHKCVKELLMLNYEDSFDAGSESSVPGSPRSRVPSPSMERLDRLVRSGPRKRSGNTGLQTEINPALLSSPVPQKRSISSPGWRRGSVTPRVTAIPCPGCQHDIDLGERGISMLFRNFTLESIVERYRQAARAAIAIMCNVCKPPTHQEATKSCMDCKASYCNECFKLHHPWGTPKAQHEYVGPTTNFRPKVLMCPEHEMEKVNMYCEVCRRPVCHLCKLGGSHANHKVTSMSSAYKILKEKLAKSIHYLISKEDQVRTQITELDRLISQTEENGQLAERQANEHFERLFETLQERKSEMLRSIEQSRNRRIDQLKGQVEEYQGMLENSGLVGYAQEVLKETDQSCFVQTAKQLHVRIQKATESLKTFHPSADPCFDEFVLDTSKEETLLKEMCFGGVPDPPLIDWSHSRVYNEASIYWRLSEDHLPTDHHVLEYRKLGGQSRSPSPGNGEDNGVWRATDRVYGSSALVHDLEPDSQYSFRVRSCRNSMFSPYSPEVSFHTPPAPVFNFLFSDKCGFSTERLILNNRRDAVESVAGMAFLLSAERVQTGSYIGLDYIIGDTGISQGRHYWAFKVEPYSYTIKVGVASDTKLAEWFHNPRDTSSPRYDHDSGHDSGSEDACYELSQPFTLITLGMGKVFIPKASSSSSVSNANASSGDSGNRVLPMPQRLGICLDYDAHRVYFYDADTMRCLFERQVDCSGTMFPAFGLMGSGKVQLEEFITAKKLTF, from the exons ATGTCAGACTCCGAGGACATGACGGAGTTCGCCAGCATCGTGGAGCGGATCGAGCGCGGAGAG ATGCGGCGAAGCAGTGGTGCGTTTTCG GTCCCGATCAAGAACATCGAGCGGGAGCTGATCTGCCCCATCTGCAAGGAGCTCTTCACCCACCCGCTCATCCTGCCCTGCCAGCACAGCGTCTGCCACAAGTGCGTCAAAGAGCTGTTGATGCTGAACTATGAGGATTCATTCGATGCTGGCTCTGAGAGCTCGGTGCCGGGCAGCCCGCGGTCCAGGGTGCCTTCCCCCTCCATGGAGAGGCTGGACAGGCTTGTCAGATCAG GTCCCAGGAAACGAAGTGGAAATACTGGCTTGCAAACTGAGATAAATCCAGCACTCCTCTCTTCCCCTGTCCCCCAAAAAC GTTCGATCTCATCCCCGGGCTGGCGCCGAGGGTCTGTGACTCCCCGGGTCACCGCCATCCCGTGCCCTGGCTGCCAGCATGACATCGACCTGGGAGAGCGCGGCATCAGCATGTTGTTCCGTAACTTCACCCTGGAGAGCATCGTCGAGCGTTACAGGCAGGCTGCCCGCGCGGCCATTGCAATCATGTGTAACGTCTGTAAACCTCCAACCCACCAGGAGGCAACTAAGAGCTGCATGGACTGCAAAGCTAGCTACTGCAACGAGTGCTTCAAATTACACCATCCATGGGGCACCCCCAAAGCCCAGCATGAGTATGTTGGTCCTACCACGAATTTTAGGCCAAAG GTGCTCATGTGTCCAGAGCATGAGATGGAGAAGGTGAACATGTACTGTGAAGTCTGCAGACGCCCAGTGTGTCATTTGTGTAAACTGGGAGGGTCCCACGCCAACCACAAAGTCACTTCGATGAGCAGTGCTTACAAGATCCTCAAG GAGAAACTAGCAAAGAGTATCCATTATCTCATCAGTAAAGAAGACCAGGTCAGGACTCAGATTACTGAGCTTGACCGGCTCATCAGTCAGACTGAG GAAAATGGACAGCTTGCAGAGCGTCAAGCCAACGAACATTTTGAACGTCTGTTTGAGACTcttcaagaaagaaaatcagagatGCTGAGATCCATTGAACAGTCCCGTAACAGACGCATAGATCAACTGAAAGGCCAG GTGGAGGAGTACCAGGGTATGTTGGAGAACAGCGGCCTGGTTGGCTACGCCCAGGAGGTGCTGAAAGAAACGGATCAGTCCTGCTTTGTCCAGACTGCAAAGCAGCTACATGTCAG GATTCAAAAAGCCACTGAATCACTGAAGACCTTCCACCCTTCAGCTGACCCTTGCTTTGATGAGTTTGTGCTGGACACGTCCAAAGAGGAAACTTTGCTGAAAGAGATGTGCTTCGGTGGAG TCCCAGACCCCCCTCTGATTGACTGGTCCCACAGCAGAGTTTACAATGAGGCCTCAATCTATTGGAGGCTCTCTGAGGACCATCTCCCAACAGATCACCATGTTCTAGAGTATCGCAA ACTTGGGGGACAAAGCCGCTCTCCGTCTCCAGGGAATGGAGAGGACAATGGCGTCTGGAGGGCTACGGACAGGGTGTATGGGTCCAGTGCTCTGGTGCACGACCTGGAACCTGACAGTCAGTACTCCTTTAGAGTTCGAAGCTGCAGGAACTCCATGTTCAGCCCGTACAGCCCAGAGGTCTCCTTCCACACTCCACCTGCACCTg TTTTTAACTTCCTGTTCAGTGACAAGTGTGGATTCAGTACTGAGCGCCTAATTTTGAACAATCGACGGGATGCTGTGGAGAGCGTGGCGGGTATGGCTTTCCTCCTTTCAGCAGAACGTGTGCAAACCGGCAGCTACATCGGTCTGGACTACATCATTGGGGACACGGGCATCTCCCAGGGgag ACACTACTGGGCCTTTAAGGTGGAGCCTTACTCCTACACGATTAAAGTCGGTGTGGCTTCTGATACCAAGCTGGCTGAATGGTTCCACAACCCAAGAGACACTAGCAGTCCAAG GTATGACCATGACAGCGGACATGACAGTGGCAGTGAGGATGCATGCTACGAGCTCTCCCAGCCCTTCACACTTATCACCCTGGGCATGGGTAAAGTCTTTATCCCCAAggcctcttcttcctcctccgtTTCCAATGCAAATGCGTCATCCGGCGACTCAGGCAACCGCGTGCTTCCCATGCCACAACGCCTGGGCATATGCTTGGACTATGATGCACATCGGGTGTATTTTTACGACGCCGACACCATGAGGTGCCTTTTCGAGAGGCAGGTCGACTGTTCCGGAACGATGTTTCCAGCCTTTGGTCTCATGGGCAGTGGAAAGGTCCAGCTGGAGGAGTTCATTACTGCTAAAAAACTGACCTTCTGA